The following DNA comes from Augochlora pura isolate Apur16 chromosome 6, APUR_v2.2.1, whole genome shotgun sequence.
TAAACCATATGATATGTacattaatagtaataatccTGATAAAAAGGTATGATAGATGATAGATATTTGTACACATGAAGGAAATTGGTTACAGTAAtacatgtttaaaattttagaacaCACTTCAgtttgaattaaaaagaattctacCAAATCTGGCTAATCCAAGcttatttcatgaatttcattttgtacataGATTGGATTATGTGACCAGCGGTGTTATATGTgtagcattaaataaaaaggcaGCACGAGCTGCTTCTAATGCATTTGAAACACGAACagcaaagaaattttatttagcattgCTTCATGGTCATATTAACGAACCTCATCTTATTATAGATAAAGCAATTGGTTAGTAATTTGAtgaaaaaatcttaaaataacttcatgaattattagaaatgatgttttttaattaggaGTTGATATTAGGGAAAAGATGGGAAATCATAAGATGTGCATTAATGATAGTGATTACTGTGAAAAACCACGTAAATCTTGTACAATACTTATTGTACTAGAACGTGGTTTTAGAAATGGAAAACCAGCTACTAAAGTGCTATTATGTCCAGAGACTGGTAGACGACATCAATTAAGAGTACATTGTTCATACATTGGTCATACGGTGATAGGAGACTATACTTATAGCGAAAGGAAAGATATAGAACCCTATAGAACATTTCTACATTCCTTCAGGTATTATGATTTACACATTTGTTTCAAGTAATGTATTGTCAGCATTGATATCTGCTTTTTCTTTAAggttaatactaaataatgaTGTTGAAAACTTAGATGTAAAGAGTAGAGATCCATTTCAAGCTTCTGACTCAAGAAACCAATGGTCACCGACAAATGTTGCTAGAGTTTTAGACGAGAgtatattttttgagattcaTAATCTTATGCAATAAaactacaaattattttatagtttgttCTATATTACTTATACCACAGCTGTAACTCCAGATCCTTGTACTTTAAATGGAATAGCTATTTCTGGCAAACTTGACGATTTGACACAGGCATACCTCAAAGAGTCTAttctatacaaatatatagaaCTAGTTATCATACTCAGCCATGTTAGTCCTAAGGCTGGTCGTTCCTttgatttatcatttaatatatgatCACTAATTGCTGCTGTTacctataaattaatttcttatatgACTTCTGAATACTTTgctattatacaatataattgtacaGACACTAATTTACCTGATTGATACAAACTATACAAATATCATCTTTATACAACTTGTGCAATTGTTGACCAATTGTTCTTAATCGTTTTGCTCTACTATTAGACTTATCTTTCCAATCTTCTACCCTAAATGGTGCAGCAATGGAATCTACAACTATTAATCCTATCTTTTGTGCAGACATTAATATAGGTACTCTCTGTAGTAAACATATTTCTAGTTCTTCCTGTAAATATGAAAAGTATagtacattataaaatacaccTACAATTATTTGAGGAATTACGAAATGTTTACAGTTGTTGAGACATGTTCCACAAAGATTAAGTCACCGTTTATTCCATGTTGTTTAACTACTTCCATTTGATCTATTAATTGCTGCAACCGTCttgatggaaaaattgattctgtACAAATGTACACAGCACCTGTGTcaacaattaaattcaaaattgtgTACCTCTGAAactaatataactatatattttcaaaatgtataAATCAATGAGTACCGGCTGCAAAACCTTTTTCTGTCACCGGTAATTGCACTGTAAGACTTAGTTGCAGAGCCAGTTGAGTTTTTCCTGTATTAGCTGCACCATAAATTTGTGTAATCCCGCGTGCAGCGATACCACCGTGAAGCAATGAATCAAATTTTGAACAGCCGGTTGTCAGAAATTTTTCCCGTTCTTTTAGCACTTTGGCACtttctgatattataaaacaatgaaaatgcaataattataatgtaaaagttCGTTAGatgtacatacataataaagaagataaaaagTAGCGGAGTCTCTTgtatgtataacaaataaaatatttgttatgtaTCACAGAACATATTCACGAAATCTgtaaaattaccaaaataatCGTCTTTTAATTCCATTCCTTGAAATGCAGTTGCTGAGAAAACACTTGAAAAATccatgataatataaatatacttgcttacaaaaaaatgttgtattttaaagtaaacttacatgtatgtatgtacagaGTTCACATTTCGTTCGTGATTTAATAGATGGCGGCCCATTTAAACTTAATTGTGACTGAATGGTAGAATGAACAtgtaattttggaaaatgtgtATTTGGTTATGTAaggaaaagatattttattaaatacagaaaaacaaattaaatatactctttacaatcaattttattgtatatttaaaaatatactctcTCCTAATAATATGTACTActattttttctttagaaCCTTCTCTTTCcgtttttttatatgtttttttattttactttttcttttttctgctTGCTGTTCCTTTATTGCCTTTTTACGTGCCTGAAATGAAAATCCCTTAAGAACTTGTTTTACGAAATCTCAATGTGTACCTAACAAGAACTGTAAACAGAATATTACTTTTTTGCTTTCTGGGCTCTCGTGTCGCGGCCGAGCTGAAAtcacaaattttgttttgctTTCTTCTATGTTTTCTTCTTGAGAGTCTTCATCGTCCTCTTCGGAATTATCGACCTCCTCTGAAAGATCAGACTTTTCTTCATCGCTGTTGGTTTCTTTGCTGAGAATTTCCGGTGTATCAAGAGGCTTAGACAAGTCTGCTTTCAAGCCAACAAGGGTTTTATATATCAAATCTTCTTTACCAGATTTAGCAAGCTTTATATCACGTTCAATATCAATGACCTAAACACActtagattaaaattatatacctgtgaaaattaatatgtagATACAAGTCTGCATATACCATTCAGTATGGACATGTGCATTATATTGTTCTCTAATATTACCTGAGCTAAATTTTGCGGAATATATGCTTGTTTAAATACTTGTTCTTCAATCTGTTGTGTAGGATCAATGTCTTTATCATTACTCTGTGTCATCTGCTCTgatattttatctaaatagCTATCCATATTCTCCTCTGTTACTGTTGGATCTGTTATGAAGTCAAATAATGCTCTGACATTCATCACACCTACATCattcttcttaaaaaattctaaaagtacaattttaattgtttaatcctatagaattatttataccttccagtctttaaaaaatctttatgTTAATGTACCAGTTATGTTAGTACAGTCCTTTCTAAGAAACTCAAATGCCATAGGGTGATCATGTTCAACTGCCTGAGACACatctattattactatagaTCCATCATGATACAGCATGTTATATTCACTCAAGTCAGCGTGAACAAgtttgcatttattatataatttccacaTTATCTCAATGCATTCTCTGTACATTTTTCTTGGTTTAGAGGATGTAAGGACTACATCTTTCAATTTTGGCGATGGCCAGCCATTTGTACCTATGAAATCCATGAGCAATACATGACTACGCAATAATAATGGTTTTGGAGCATTAACACCTCCCTGATGCAGACGCGTTAAGTTTCGAAATTCTTTCTCAGCCCACGTTCGTACCATTTTACGCGGATTGTGCCTGCAATATCCGTGACGAAACCGAAATTCGCCAGTAACGTATTTGTCCCTATccttaaattgtaaaattgatgttttatatatttttattgcaaattctATCCCTGTTTTCGAAGTTGCATGATAAACATTAGCTTCTTTTCCTGTTGAAATACATCCATTAATTTCTGCAATTATGCCCTGATTTAAAAGCTTAAATAATATCATCCTTGTTCTAGGGTCCAAGACTTGTTCAACAGTTGCACGATCGTGTTTGTCCTTATTTCGAAGTCTATCTTTTTCTGCACGTTTACCACTCTCAATTAAAAGATTGGCAGCATGTCCAGGTAGTGACGGCCCTTCATATTTCtcaatactaattttatttgcatagcGACGGAACAATTTATCTGATGGCTGATAGTTTGTAATCTTATGAGAAACATTTTGggtattcaaatttttagtttGACTGTCCTTTGTAAAATCTTTCCTGTTATCATCTATATCCCACACAAGTGTATCATCATCCaaatcatcatcattatcgTCTTCTTCTAGTTGTTTCTCCACATTATTtgatatatgtaatttatctatatttttagataGTTCATTACAAAATAGTGGCCGCCCTTTACATTCTTGTAGTCTATAGtaagagaatataaataataagaatatgtATTATTAGTAGAATATAAgcaaataatatacatacggTATTTCGTCTTCCTCAGCATCACTGAACTGGCCCTCTTCATATTTGGACGACATGACAATAATCGTTTTATATATACCTCTTAATTGTATTAACAAATGTTTCACAAGGTAACTACTGTTAAAACagcttaaataaaaattaggttATATTTTAGCCACCTTAAGGCGCTTTCcaataagaagaaaatgtaCAGTACCCTTTCCAACAGAGCAAACTTTAATtagttacattattatataatttcacaataaatatttttttatatgatacTCGCATTAAAAATGATGAATTAGTTATACAATACGTTAATTTAGATTTAGTTTCCTTTCTTGAATGTTAGAATGTTAATCAATGCATGAAGAAATTCGATTGTCTATCTTTGATCTTCTGCATCTGTGATTATAGTATgacaacattattttgtttacatgaatcgatatttaaattgtaaaattacgtTGCGATGACAGGAagtaagatatttattataatttcttattttggaactattatacttataaaaaattgtaattacatgAATCTATTTAATGTGATCtagcgaaatattaaatcattttattcacAGTTACgctatattaattacaaaatgaagAATGAATGTATTATGACTCGAGAAGACTtacgaatgaaaaatgtgttttactttgttttattagtataaaatgtatgaatgaaaatgtaattaaacatGTTGTTTAAAGAAATCGTAACAATACCATAAATCgtgtaatagtaatataacatCTTTTTCAGAGTTTGTGGGcatttatctttttacaagAATGTTTAACAGTATGATTATTCTGCTTTGTTACTGTGTTTTTACATCAAAAAGTTAtcagaattatatatacatgtaaacATAGATTATTCTAATAGCGTAAGAAATTTATGTTACATacataatcaaataaaattactttagcttttcaataattgtattaatcaaattttcgtttcttttaaggtgagagaatagaaaaaaatatttgaaaatgcaGAATATTATCAGAACCATTGAAGAATGCAATGCCATTCGTTATGCATCTTATAGAACTGCAGCAAAAATGCAAATCTTACACAAAGAACTTAGTAGTTAGTTTAatcttatattaaaattggtgaaaataatattatttgataataactcaattttattttttcagtgcaatatattcaattagaattaattgcTGGCATTTTTGAGCGACATAGACTATcaataacagaaaattgtgTGAACTTAGATGCAAGCGAAATTGAAGATGTTCtttctgatatttattttgcagcttgtaaagagaataatactaattttgaTGTTGATAACACAACAAAACTTGCAGTGGATTATATCTTAAATACATTTGATAAGTATGTTATCTgaattattgtacattttatactaaatgtaatataattattacaaattttttcaattttgtagaCAATATACTAGAAGTGTTTCAGTATTTTCTGTGAAAGTTGCTTTAATACTAATGAGTTCTGGAAGATTACAAGAAAAGTATGGTTACTTCTATCAACAGTTAGCTGATCATAATGCATGCTTGTCTAAAGCCAGTTTGCACACattattaacgaatatttgtaaaataactgaaatgCTTGGAGAATGTGCTGTTTATGGGTATCAAAGTATCCAATCACATATTGATAATTGTTTTTCAAaggtataaaaaaaatcaacttttgaatatattaaatttatagtaaattaataaaatttcatgatAGTCTCAAGGATGTCTTGGAGTCACAGAATCAGAGTTTGCAGCATGGATTATGCAAGAACCTCCATTACTTGTTTGGATAACAACATTCAATCGTATTAAGTCTGCAGAGCACAGTATGtgttatactataatatcaaTAAGTAATTTTACATTAGGTATGAAACTcacaacaatttcttttatttcagtcACGCACAATATAAGATGCTCCTCTTGCAAAATAACACCTATTCAAGGACCTCGTTATACATGTATGAAATGTACAGCATATCATCAATGTCAACAATGTTTTCTGTATGGTAAAATATCAGGAAAACATAAACTGAAGCATCCAGTTCGTGAATTTTGCACCAAGGTATGatcacatttttcatttttattatacaaaataataaatataaatacttttcagACATCAAATCGTGAAATAACAAAGTTAATTATTGAACTAATAAGGAATAAATTAAGATTGTGTTCTACTAGGTCAATTGAAATGAATACAGAGGATCAAACACCACAAATAACTAAGTAATCATGAGAGAGATAAATCAACATacacttttttatttgaagtatcctgattaaaaatacttttccaatattttttacagcAGTGAGATAGGACACACAGATAATGAATCAATAAGAAGTACAATGAGAAGACGAGTTCTAAATGATCCACAAAAAGAACTGCAGAGTATAATAACTCAtttagaagaagaaaataaacaattacaaattgaaTTGCTTGATATACGAGGTACTAAAGCAGAAAGACTTCAACGACATAGAGCTACCATTGAGTCGCAGTTacaacgtttaaaaatattaaaagtaaaataaatttaattctttagtttttttaaattactgcAATCTAAATCAAATCttattttaactgttttttagaaatatttgtttgctGATAGAACTCGCATGCCACATCTAATTAACTATATGCAAAGTACACCAATGATTCCTCCCATATCATCAAGATTAGCTGCTTTACCCATCAATTTTGAGTTGAGTCCAATAATTCGACAAGAAAATATCGAGCAGAGGTCAAATTTAAATGATACAAACATATTGcagtcaaataattttaatccaaCACTATCTAGAGAATGTATTATCGAAGAAAGCAATGATGTCGAAGAAGCTTCTACAAGCACAAATTTTGGTAATGCGCTAGAATCAACTCATATAGAACTGAGTACATGGATTGGAGGtacattgttaatattatatgtagtatgtatttttatgatcattctaaaataatatacttaatttatAGGTAATAAAAGATCGGAAATAAATCCTACAGATAGTGGTTTCTCGCAATGGTTGGGATCTAATGATTCTGgatcgaaaaaagaaaaatattcaataaaaacagtGACACCAAGTACTGAAAACGAATCGCCGATGATTATCTCAGACTCTCTTATGGGCATTTACAGAGATAATACACCATCTTCCCTTCAACGACCTGATAAGCATTCACAACACAGtagtttgcaaaatattcaagGAGATTTAAATGATATACTAGATAGGTTGCAAAATATGGTTGCAGATGACTGTTTACTGGATGGTAAGTTACAATGTGACAGCACAAATTTGTTTGTTATAGATAAGTGTTTTTACACAAATCATTGTTACAGATTCTTATGTAGCTAACGATAACTGTAAATTAAAACGTGCTACAACAGAAATGGAAGATTTATTAACAGGTCTTATTCAGGGTATGGAATCCCGTAAAAGTAAACTCACTACTATCGTGTGACGaacttttaaattagaaataatgcctcataatttcaaaattaatgtttacaaAAGAAATGTCTCCGTCCaagaaagtataaatatcATGAAGTCatgcattttaaataatactcgTTTATAAGTAACTGACATGAAATGTTGGTAAAGTACATCTAtctattaaatagaaatatgtattgTGCAACGGCGGCAAAGAttggaacaattttctttgtattcAAAAAGAATGagaattacattatatacaagtctacaattaattaataaattttagtcTTAGCTTATTAGTCGACTTTTGTGcgtgaatttcaatttttcataaaaatttttaggtataataataataaattatttttacacaatttcAAATGCAAATAAAGTTACACTTAGTATATATAAGTTAAACatatacaatacagtacacatattaaaatagcaaattaatatttgttttcatttagtGCATATATCTCCGAAGtcgatgtaaataaaaaaaaaatcttattTGTTTCCTAAATTAAACAcgaaattttttgtaaaatatatataaatacgttTCATCGTATCGATGAATAGACtagatgattaaaaataatgatttattaatagaatacaCTCACTTGCAGCACATATCGTATGTATGGTATTACATGTCTGTTTCATGTAATAATGTGTCTGTTATGTAAGTAACTTTAAGTAAGCGTGAGACATGTGATTTCTCTGATGGCAAATTCACTGTCCATGCCATTACACGAATACCACGATTATACCACTCTTTTATAATGaacctaaaataaataatgtagaaaaaacattttgtttgtTATGATACTAATCATAATGAAATAtcatagtattaattattatgtattatagaaataacatAGGAACATGTGTACATACTGATTTATCGTGTCTTTATGTAACAAAACAAGTGAAACACCTACGACATAGTACacaaaatggtaaaatgcCCATGTATAAACATAATCGACAACACAAGCCACCAAATGTTTAATTGGATTCCTAAAACGCATTGGTCCAGGTTTTTCGAATGCAGAATATGTTAgtcttgaaaaataatttggtcTCCATGCTAAacttgcaacaattttcgGTTCTTTTCTTCTAATCTACAATAATAGAATCGTTATTTGATTTatctatcaattattaatcatcaatagtaattgttaaatctttttatattctgttaCCATGTATACAACAATGGGATTAAAACTGGACACAATtcctctctcatataattttggatattttttgTATGCATCTAAAATTACTTGTACAATTTCCATTCTAGCTTCTTTAATATCTAGTATGATCCTTTGATCATTGTTTAAACATAGTTCCAAGGCTTCATCAAGTAATGGAATATTTTCaccattaataaatttgtcccTACAAGTAACAATTGTAtctaaatttctgttttttacTACATACGTTTTGAAATAGAGTTTTTAGGTAATTACTTGAGTGGATGATTTTGACTGATATCTAACTCTTTTAATTGATCCCATGTCATATCTTTTATACGTCCATTTTTTCCTGTAGTTCTATCAATTGTTGGATCGTGAAATACTATAGGTACATTATCCTTTGTAAGGAATACATCTAGTTCAACTGCTTTGCAGCCCTTCTCTTTGCTCTGTAAAATAGATCTTGATTATTATTCTActtataatgatatttataaaaaataaaccatagaaaagtaatatttctgTTAGTAACTACTTTATTAGTATTTGTATTAACATTTGAGACAATTAAGCAATTTTTGTTGCTACAAATATACCTAGTATTCCAAACTAAATATAGTTGAACCTCTATACTTAATCAACATAATTGTGCtaattaagatattttataattataattcacagggtaattcaattgtaatttttcaaaataatgttataaagtTACAAAGgctcaattataaaaaaaaatattgatatgttaattcttttcttagagtaatttctaaatatgaaaagaaaaacattgacTTAATGTAAGATTTTACTTTACGAAAGGCTGTTAGGCTGTTCTCAGGATAATCATATGCTCCACCACGATGAGCCACCACTCGCATGCAAAACTGCTCTCCATTACCATGATCCTTGgatatattattaccattttttGGTAAAAGAGGATTCACTCCAAGCACCTCGTTTTTTATCTGTAAATTTGGCGGTGGAATTCTGGCTACTTTTAATCCAATCATAATGACTACAGTACCCCAAATAATCCATGGtacacaaaaataattaaaaccacTGATTAAAATGCTCCACATAGCTTGTAAAATCATCCACAATAAAGCACTGCTTAAAGTTAGTTCAAGAAATCCATGCATTTTTTAAGGAAACCTTTAGGCTTGttaactttttttctttcaaaaagaaGATAAGAGTGTTATTAACTCTGTGCGAAGAAAGACACTGAACATAATACTGTTTCGCAACTCATTATATTACTTAGGTGTATTTTACTGCACATTTTTGTTGATACTGTTTAACATTAGCAATCTATAGTCAACAATAGTTTTTGCACCCTTTTATCAACAGTCAACACAATGATAACTGGACGCTTATGGGTACCTGAaacatttaattgattttcaattatatacaatacacacaaattttatacaacaatactattatataccGTACTACATTGTATTCTACTCTACCCTACGATACGAATACGATAAACACGCgtaacaatttatcaattgAACCGGCTCAAAGTTTAGTCAATATCTTACGtttttattactgtataataCAACTAGAAACATCAGATCACGTTGGATGCAGTgtgaaacgatattttaaaataaatatgtaatactaAATACGTGGGGTGATTTATAATGAAAACTATGTAAATACGCGTTGTATGACACCACACTCTCGCATTAGTATGACAGACTGAACTTCAATAGAccaatacatacatacatacatatagcATGACCCAACCAGCAGAAGCAGAAGTTTAGCTTCCTCTCCCTCATTCCTTCTACCACTAcaatctaaattatattatagagtAGGGTGTGGGTGCATCTCAGAGATCCATTATAAAATGTGTGCATGTAGAAAGGAGAAGAAATGTCGACGATTGAATGGATTAAAAGTAAATGATAGTTTGTAATGATTAATACAGTGTGCCAAAGCCAACTATGAGCGTAATTTTTAGTACAGACGAGGGATGGATAATATCCCATTTGAGATATCttaacgatatttataaaaatgtgaagGATTGCAACACGCAGTACAagttaattttcaatgaaactttGTTTGAAATCAATTCTCAATATTTACGTCAGAATCAAATAACTAAACTTGATCGAcgcgaagaaaatttgttgcaaaatAAGAATAGGAAACGAAAAAGATCGAAACTTTTGCCAGCGGAAGATCTGAAAGAGGTATGTGAATACATCTATCgaatttttcatgaatttttggTTGGAGAATctaactataatttttatcattgtgCATTTTGTAGATTGATTATGTTAAACAAGCAtttaaccaaataattttgtccGCAAAAACAGAGGGCTTATTTGTGTCTAATGTTATTCCTAATAATAATGAGGCAGCACGCTTAGGATCACAGAAATTTTATCAGGACACATTTTCCATGgaggaagaatatttttatggttGCAATGATGCAGAAGTAGCTATTATATCtggaacgaaagaaaagaaatatgcATTTCCAAGGaactgtaaattttattgttatgatGTGAGAGATATTGACAAGAAATTGGAACTGAACAATCagtatgattttatattgttgGATCCTCCTTGGTGGAACAAGTCtataagaaggaaaaaaacCAAATATCTGGAAGCTAGGTGATCTTGTATGGTTCAGTATAAGccaatagaaaaaaaaaaacaaactttctgaacaatttaatgAGAATAAGGACTTTGATAATAGTATAAGTTTTCCTTGTTCTCAGTTTTTCAAACATATGGGTAAATAAGATTTTAGATGCAATTTTTCAACATAAAAGTATTGTTATACAGTATTAAGACAATATTGATGCATTacagaatgaaatataaagtattaccAATAACTGTCCgctacaaatatattttattaattatgcaaattGAGTCTTATATTCTTCTGTCAACAGTTATAAAATGATGTACAACGAGGAGTTAGCCAAGATACCAATTGGGAAGTTATTGTGCGCAAATGGACTTGTAGGAATATGGTGCACCAATGCACCCACTCATTtgaacagtatttttaatgatatatttccATCATGGGGTATAACTTTTAAAGCAAAATGGTATTGGATAAAAGTAAGTGAAgttattcaaaaataagaTCCTTAAAAACAATGGTTTAtcaaaatccattattttattaaaattacatttcagGTCACTCAAGCAGGAAATACAATATGCAACTTCAACTCAGCACTTGGAAAGCAGCCTTATGAATTGCTATTGCTGGGATctgtattaaataacaataaaataaacattcctgatggaaaattaataatgagtGTTCCAAGTGCGGTACATTCTCACAAACCACCACTTATTGGTAAGTATATGATACTAATTTCTACAGAATTGAAATTGatcttatataaatatacaactCAAAATTATAGAAGTTATGAAAGAGTATCTTCCACACGAGCCAAAGtgtttagaaatatttgcaagGTATTTGCTTCCCAACTGGACAAGTTGGGGGCTTgaagttttaaaatttcagcACTTATCACTCTATACAGTTATAGAAGATTCACAAGAAGCtcaaaataatagcaaaacggatgtgaataaattaattgaataaaattatatatagtgaaacaataaatatttcgatgttactattctttttttattattatcataaattaatcatattgtaataacaattcaattatatcattatGATGTGCCATTTACA
Coding sequences within:
- the LOC144471660 gene encoding RNA pseudouridylate synthase domain-containing protein 1 isoform X2, whose protein sequence is MNINKILYYCTMLVVNLMQLILNVLKLHFKEFIKSRHKNNVNILHHSENFLVVSKPYDMYINSNNPDKKNTLQFELKRILPNLANPSLFHEFHFVHRLDYVTSGVICVALNKKAARAASNAFETRTAKKFYLALLHGHINEPHLIIDKAIETGRRHQLRVHCSYIGHTVIGDYTYSERKDIEPYRTFLHSFRLILNNDVENLDVKSRDPFQASDSRNQWSPTNVARVLDESIFFEIHNLMQ
- the LOC144471660 gene encoding RNA pseudouridylate synthase domain-containing protein 1 isoform X1 yields the protein MNINKILYYCTMLVVNLMQLILNVLKLHFKEFIKSRHKNNVNILHHSENFLVVSKPYDMYINSNNPDKKNTLQFELKRILPNLANPSLFHEFHFVHRLDYVTSGVICVALNKKAARAASNAFETRTAKKFYLALLHGHINEPHLIIDKAIGVDIREKMGNHKMCINDSDYCEKPRKSCTILIVLERGFRNGKPATKVLLCPETGRRHQLRVHCSYIGHTVIGDYTYSERKDIEPYRTFLHSFRLILNNDVENLDVKSRDPFQASDSRNQWSPTNVARVLDESIFFEIHNLMQ
- the LOC144471661 gene encoding DNA repair protein XRCC3, translating into MDFSSVFSATAFQGMELKDDYFESAKVLKEREKFLTTGCSKFDSLLHGGIAARGITQIYGAANTGKTQLALQLSLTVQLPVTEKGFAAGAVYICTESIFPSRRLQQLIDQMEVVKQHGINGDLIFVEHVSTTEELEICLLQRVPILMSAQKIGLIVVDSIAAPFRVEDWKDKSNSRAKRLRTIGQQLHKLYKDDICIVCINQVTAAISDHILNDKSKERPALGLTWLSMITSSIYLYRIDSLRYACVKSSSLPEIAIPFKVQGSGVTAVV
- the Riok1 gene encoding RIO kinase 1 isoform X1, which translates into the protein MSSKYEEGQFSDAEEDEIPLQECKGRPLFCNELSKNIDKLHISNNVEKQLEEDDNDDDLDDDTLVWDIDDNRKDFTKDSQTKNLNTQNVSHKITNYQPSDKLFRRYANKISIEKYEGPSLPGHAANLLIESGKRAEKDRLRNKDKHDRATVEQVLDPRTRMILFKLLNQGIIAEINGCISTGKEANVYHATSKTGIEFAIKIYKTSILQFKDRDKYVTGEFRFRHGYCRHNPRKMVRTWAEKEFRNLTRLHQGGVNAPKPLLLRSHVLLMDFIGTNGWPSPKLKDVVLTSSKPRKMYRECIEIMWKLYNKCKLVHADLSEYNMLYHDGSIVIIDVSQAVEHDHPMAFEFLRKDCTNITEFFKKNDVGVMNVRALFDFITDPTVTEENMDSYLDKISEQMTQSNDKDIDPTQQIEEQVFKQAYIPQNLAQVIDIERDIKLAKSGKEDLIYKTLVGLKADLSKPLDTPEILSKETNSDEEKSDLSEEVDNSEEDDEDSQEENIEESKTKFVISARPRHESPESKKARKKAIKEQQAEKRKSKIKKHIKKRKEKVLKKK
- the Riok1 gene encoding RIO kinase 1 isoform X2, with the translated sequence MSSKYEEGQFSDAEEDEIPLQECKGRPLFCNELSKNIDKLHISNNVEKQLEEDDNDDDLDDDTLVWDIDDNRKDFTKDSQTKNLNTQNVSHKITNYQPSDKLFRRYANKISIEKYEGPSLPGHAANLLIESGKRAEKDRLRNKDKHDRATVEQVLDPRTRMILFKLLNQGIIAEINGCISTGKEANVYHATSKTGIEFAIKIYKTSILQFKDRDKYVTGEFRFRHGYCRHNPRKMVRTWAEKEFRNLTRLHQGGVNAPKPLLLRSHVLLMDFIGTNGWPSPKLKDVVLTSSKPRKMYRECIEIMWKLYNKCKLVHADLSEYNMLYHDGSIVIIDVSQAVEHDHPMAFEFLRKDCTNITEFFKKNDVGVMNVRALFDFITDPTVTEENMDSYLDKISEQMTQSNDKDIDPTQQIEEQVFKQAYIPQNLAQVYNFNLSVFRSLILNVI